The stretch of DNA CCGCACATGAGTACACCCACCTTGGTGGGCCGAGCCTGCCAATGTGTTTGTCTACCATGCGCAAGACATTTCATATTGTCCTTGTGCTCCaagttactccctctgtaaaaaaataTAAGAACATTTATATTTTTCTTTACGGAGAAAGTATAACACATGCTTTGGAATGATGCAAAGTTCCGGTAAGaaatatttgcaaaaaaaaaaaaaaagagatgaCAACGACGCCGACGATCTCCACAGGTACGCTTTCTATTTCACGCAGAGGGAGCACAGGAATTCATACTTGCCGCTAGATTACCGAGGAGAAAATTGCTATTGCGGGCCTCGCCGGTAAACACACTTACGCACAAGTCACAATATGCAAGAGCCACCCTATTTCTAACCTTTAATGGGCAAAATGAAACCTTGTCCTTTAAAATCCTAATTACTGAACGTGCTTGTCTGCCGTGCCGTGCTCGGCGCGGTCGACTGTCCAAATCATTCAGCTATATAACTTGACTAGAAGAAAAGTACGCATGCAGTGCAAGACCAGGACGTGGACTGGGAATGCGCTGCTTCTCTCTCCTCTGCTGTTATACATAATTAATTACACATGGTTAGGTAGGTAACCGGCCAGCATGACAAATCCTGGTGATTTTTGTAAGTCAATGTATTTACAATTTTACATGCATCTAAAATTGTGTATTTCAGGtacaaggagaggttgcctacaccaAAAAATCTCAGGACCATAATGCTAGATGTGCGACCTGACACACAATGTGTAGATATTGTTGGTGTTATTGAGCGGATATTGGACACAGATTACAGCTCCAGCTTCTGCCGTGCTGTGCATGGTGGGCTGTCCAAATCAACAAATTCTAGCCACAACTTGAGAATTGAAAAAGTATGCATGACAAGACCAAGACGTGGCTTGTAGACCATAACTAATCATGTACTGCGGTTGTGGTGGAACCGAAATAGAGATAAGCTGCTCTGTCCATTCTCCTTTCCATCTGCCATTCCGACCAATATGGCTAAGCTTGCGCTCCTCATCCGAGGAACTGCGCTGCTGCTCTGCCTATTGGTCTTCCAAGCAGCATCCACTTCCGATGGCCAAGCGAGTGTATCAAGAGCCTGCATCGGCAGCGAGCGAGATGCGCTTCTGTCCTTCAAGGCAAGCCTCCTGGACCCTGCTGGCCGTCTCTCGTCATGGCAGGGTGAGGATTGTTGCCAGTGGAAGGGAGTCCGGTGCAGCAACAGAACTGGCCATCTCATCAAGCTCAACCTCCGCAACGTCGATATGGAAGACTACAGCTACTACATGTACGACTACAGCTACTACATGGTTGACTACAGCTACCCGAACATGAGCAGTTCATTGAGCTTGTCGGCGGGCGAGATGAGCTCTTCTTTGGCGACTTTACAACACCTGAGGTATCTTGACCTGAGCTGGAATGACTTCAATGGCACAAGCATCCCTGTCTTCTTGTCTTCTCTCAAGAACCTAAGGTATCTCAACCTCTCATCGGCAGGATTCAGTGGGAGAATACCTTCTCAACTTGGCAATCTCTCAAAGTTGCAATATCTTGATCtcagttggaattattattattattattattatgaaaATAAGTCTTACATAGTGGATCTTGCATGGTTGCCACGTCTCTCTTTGTTGAGACATCTTGACATGAGTTATGTGGATCTTGGTTCTGCGAGGGATTGGTTTCAGAGGGTTAATATGCTTCCTTCTCTTAAAGTGCTTCGCTTGTCCGACTGTGGTCTCAATGGCACCGTGTCTGCTAGTATATCAATTTCCAACCTGACACATCTGGAGGTCCTTGATATGTCTGGTAACACCTTCAGAATACCTTCCCAATTTGGAAATCTCTCAAAGCTGCAATATCTTGATTTCAGTGGGAATTATTATCCTGATGTGGCTCTTGCATGGTTGCCACGTCTCTCTTTGTTGAGACATCTTGATATGAGTAATGTGGATCTTGGTTCTGCGAGGGATTGGCTTCAGAGAGTTAATATGCTTCCTTCTCTTAAAGTGCTTCGCTTGTCCTTTTGTGGACTCAATGGTACCATGTCTGCTAGTGTATCACTTTCAAACCTCACACACCTCGAAGTCCTTGATATGAATGATAACACCTTCCACACTTCACTCAAGCATGCGTGGTTTTGGAATCTCACGGGCCTTAAAGTGCTTCACCTCTCAGATTCCGGCTTGGAAGGGTCCATTCCTAGTGATTTGGCAAATATGGCGTCCCTTCAAGTCATAGACTTTAGTTGGAACAATCTTGTGGGTTTGATACCAAAGAAATTAGAAAATTTGTGCAATTTGACAAGTATGAGGTTCAGCTATAACAACATAGGTTTGAGCCTAGAGGAGTTCATGGAGCGATTGCCAAAGTGCTCATGGAATACACTACAAGAATTGACACTGGGGAGTGCAAGTATGACCGGGAATCTACCCATTTGGATTGGCAACATGACCAATCTTAGTATTCTTCAAGCAGATAGCAACATGTTGACTGGCCCTTTGCCTGTAGGAGTTGGAGCACTAGGTAATTTGAAAATATTGGACCTGAGCTACAATAAGTTCAGCGGTGTGATGTTGAAAGAACATTTTACAAGCTTAGGCAAATTAGAGTTTTTGTACCTCAACTCCAATAAGTTGAGCGGTGTGCTATTGAAAGAACATTTTGCAAGTTTAGGCAACTTAAAGCTTTTGGATCTCAGCTGCAATAACTTAAACAGTGTAAAAGATCAATTTGCAAGCTTAGGCAAATTAGAGTATTTGGACCTCAGCTACAATAACTTGAGCGGTGTGCTATTGAAAGAACATTTTGCAAGTTTAGGCAACTTAAAGGTTTTGGAGCTCAGCTACAATAGCTTCAACAGTGTGAAAGAACAATTTGCAAGCTTAGGCAAATTAGAGCGTTTGGACCTTAGCCACAATAACTTGAGCGGTGTGCTATTGAAAGAACATTTTTCTGGTTTAGGCAACTTAAAGGTATTGGAGCTCAGCTACAATAACTTCAGCAGTGTGAAAGAACAATTTGCAAGCTTAGGCAAATTAGAGCAATTGGACCTTAGCCACAATAACTTGAGCGGTGTGCTATTGAAAGAACATTTTGCTGGTTTAGGCAACTTAAAGGTTTTGGAGCTCAGCTACAATAGCTTCAGCAGTGTGAAAGAACAATTTGCAAGCTTAGGCAAATTAGAGAATTTGAACCTCAGCCACAATATCTTCAGAGGTGTGCTCTTGAAAGAACATTTTGCAAGTCTGGGCAACTTAAAGCTTTTGGACCTCAGCTACAACAAATTCAGTGGTGTGCTCTTCAAGGAAGATTTTGCAAGTTTAGGTAATTTGGAGCATTTGGACCTCAGCTATAATAACTTCAGTGATTTTCTTTTGAAAGAATGCTCAACAAGTTTAGTTAATTTAAAGCATCTGGATCTTAGCCATAATAAATTAGATAGTGTGCTCGTGGAGGAGCATTTTGCAGGCCTATTGAATCTAGAGTATCTGGACTTGTCGTACAACTCTTTGAGATTTGCTATCGACAAAAAATGGATCCCTCCCTTTAGATTGAAAGTTGCAAGATTTCGGTCATGCCTACTAGGCCCCAATTTTCCAGAATGGCTTAAATCGCAATCAAACATTGAGGTTCTTGTTCTCAGTAATGCGAATCTGGATGACATTATTCCTGATTGGTTTTGGGTGACATTTTCCCAAGCTTCATTCCTGCAAGCATCAGGAAACAAATTGCATGGCTCATTACCGGCACAGTTGCCTATAAATATAGTACGACTGAACCTATCTTCAAACTCTTTATCTGGTTCATTGCCATCAGAGTTAAATGCTCCACTACTCGAAGAGTTGTTGCTTGCAAACAATCAATTCATAGGCACCATCCCATCGTCTATATGCCAATTGACTAAACTGAAAAGGTTGGACCTATCAGGAAACC from Triticum dicoccoides isolate Atlit2015 ecotype Zavitan chromosome 6A, WEW_v2.0, whole genome shotgun sequence encodes:
- the LOC119318583 gene encoding receptor-like protein EIX2, whose protein sequence is MAKLALLIRGTALLLCLLVFQAASTSDGQASVSRACIGSERDALLSFKASLLDPAGRLSSWQGEDCCQWKGVRCSNRTGHLIKLNLRNVDMEDYSYYMYDYSYYMVDYSYPNMSSSLSLSAGEMSSSLATLQHLRYLDLSWNDFNGTSIPVFLSSLKNLRYLNLSSAGFSGRIPSQLGNLSKLQYLDLSWNYYYYYYYENKSYIVDLAWLPRLSLLRHLDMSYVDLGSARDWFQRVNMLPSLKVLRLSDCGLNGTVSASISISNLTHLEVLDMSGNTFRIPSQFGNLSKLQYLDFSGNYYPDVALAWLPRLSLLRHLDMSNVDLGSARDWLQRVNMLPSLKVLRLSFCGLNGTMSASVSLSNLTHLEVLDMNDNTFHTSLKHAWFWNLTGLKVLHLSDSGLEGSIPSDLANMASLQVIDFSWNNLVGLIPKKLENLCNLTSMRFSYNNIGLSLEEFMERLPKCSWNTLQELTLGSASMTGNLPIWIGNMTNLSILQADSNMLTGPLPVGVGALGNLKILDLSYNKFSGVMLKEHFTSLGKLEFLYLNSNKLSGVLLKEHFASLGNLKLLDLSCNNLNSVKDQFASLGKLEYLDLSYNNLSGVLLKEHFASLGNLKVLELSYNSFNSVKEQFASLGKLERLDLSHNNLSGVLLKEHFSGLGNLKVLELSYNNFSSVKEQFASLGKLEQLDLSHNNLSGVLLKEHFAGLGNLKVLELSYNSFSSVKEQFASLGKLENLNLSHNIFRGVLLKEHFASLGNLKLLDLSYNKFSGVLFKEDFASLGNLEHLDLSYNNFSDFLLKECSTSLVNLKHLDLSHNKLDSVLVEEHFAGLLNLEYLDLSYNSLRFAIDKKWIPPFRLKVARFRSCLLGPNFPEWLKSQSNIEVLVLSNANLDDIIPDWFWVTFSQASFLQASGNKLHGSLPAQLPINIVRLNLSSNSLSGSLPSELNAPLLEELLLANNQFIGTIPSSICQLTKLKRLDLSGNQLTGDIMQCQKELVPNSTDQFGSDMLSLALNNNDLTGEFPKFLQRSSGLMFLDLSYNRLFGGLPEWLPQKMPHLKILRVRSNMFSGHIPKSLTSLHGLHYLDIAHNKITGSIPWSLSNLKAMMTVVSHDTGDYIYEESIPVITKDQKRDYTFAIYQLLVVLDLSSNSLAGQIPKEMPLLIGLTNLNLSNNHLTGAIPNKIGDLRQLDSLDLSFNEFSGSIPSSLSALTYLSHLNLSYNNLSGAIPSGQQLQALDNQMYIYIGNPGLCGDPVSRNCSTHDAEQSALEDIDHIPSVYLAMSIGFVVGLWTVFCTMLMKRTWRAAFFQFVDMMYDMVYVQVAVRWAHMMEKTQDGAP